The stretch of DNA GCATATTTTTTTCAACCTGGCAATTTCTTCACCAAGCCATGCTAGATTGGAAGGCTGTAGGGATGAATCCTCCACCCAGGTTCATTTCTTGTACATTAATTGAATGAACATTTATTTTGAATCATTCTTCCTTCTATTGTTAGTGTTGTATTTTTAGGGAAGGTATCTTTCTGAAAAATTCTAAATATAGTTAACtatgtttaacatttttatttgtgtttactACTTTTTAACGTCCTTCTACACAGATTGTTTTGTAATAACCCTTATGAATAGCAATTGCTTGTTTTTGTGGCAGTAAACTATGCATAAGGTTATTGTAGATTAGGTTTACaggtttcttgtttttcattttgtgtGGATTTTTTTAAAGTGGATATGTAATCATCTGTACTTGCACTTCCAATGAAATGAAGCCAGAAGAACAAATTAGGGCAACTACGCATTCACagctttttgttttattgtgttttcatttgatattttctgttatttctTTTGATAGTTTTTACAAATTAGTTTATGCTTAAGCTGATTTTAACTTATGGAGaagtttgtttcattttttcttcGCAGTTTTTCCCTCCTAGAAGTCTTTTTGGAGAAATTTGTCTAAACAGAACCTAAATTGTATATTGTGGTCATCTACTAGTACTTTTggattaatttgtttaatacaAGTGAATTTAATTATTCTGTTTTGATCTAAGTGTCCTGGTCCTGACTTAGGTTAAATGAAGACGTTGGTCCATTGTCTCCTTTCACTGTTAGTCTTACTGCTGGATTCTCAGCTTctgttgctgctgctgcttcTCATGGTTTTGATACTTCAAGAAGTAGATCACAATGTAATGTGCTTCCAAAGGTATGAATGATACTGCTTGTTACTGAAAAGTTTGAAACTGTGTGAACTACTGCCTTATTTATATTCTCTTACATATAAAAGCCTTAGAATCAGAAAAAGGGAAAGGTTGTGCTTGATTGTTTTGTATATTATGATTTTGGTATTTTGTAGCCATATTCTTTTCGCTAAGAATTGCTTTTCATttctgacaaaaaaaaaatggaaggaCAGAAGGAGTACAAAGGACAACAAGGCTGACATAGTAAACTTAACTAAAGAAAAGTTAACAATACATGAACTCAGTAACTTTTTGAAGTTTACTTTCTACATTTCAACCCAGAAGATTACCATTTGCAGATTTtactgaaagaaaaaaaagaatctGACGTATTCGGTCCAAGGTCAAAACATTTTTCTCTATTGTCCAAATTAACATgttcattaattatttctattttgggTGATAGGATAGTGTGTTCCTATTTCCAGAGAAGTTTCTCTGTAGTCCCAGCAATCAACTGCTGGATTATGTCCTGGTAGTCATAAAGTTGTGTTTCAGTACTTGCTACCAAAAAGTGTATTACTGTTACGTAGATAGTAAAGTCAAAATTTGAGACTATAAAtagttgagaaaaaaattgcatAGTGTCCGATTAACTACGTTAAGCTTACTTGCAGGTTAGTCAGGGAAATTGCCTTCATATATCAACAAGTGTGACCCACAAAGTCTATACGCTAATTCTTTACATTGTCATACcaaactttaaataatattattatatcacataaataaaataaatactgtAATTTCATGTATTTCCAAATTGCAACCAATCTGATAGCTACTcacattttgcatgtttctagCACATCTCAATGGAGAGAAAGATTTTGAAATGGAAGCGACCAGGAAACAAGTTTGAAAGAATTACTGGGATCCATCCTTTAGACAGGAATGTCTTGTTCCACGGTATTGGTTGGCGGATGGCTCGCACTGGGTTGGCGTCATCCATGATTGTAGGAAGTTATTTATTTGTTGCTGATCAGCTTACTTCTATTTTGACTTAATTGCCAAATATTGATACCCCTTTTTGGTTAATATgtaatatttactattttttctcCTGGAAAAGTGACAGTTTGGGATTTTGCTATGTACTAGTTAGTaaactaaaatagaaaagaaacagTACATGATGCTACCACAGTTGAATTGGATACTGGTGGGAATCAGTACACAGATTGTAGTCCAGATCGAAAGCGAGAAGACTACATTTGTTCAATACGTATAAAAGATCCTTGATGTGGGGATTCACAATGGGAATTTGTACCTTCCTATGACTGGTAACTTAATAAGATTATACAATTCTGGATGTTTACGTATTATTGTTTCCCTTTCTTTTAGTttgaatataaaagtaattgGTTTTAATGAATTGTTTCccattctttaaattatatactgAGTACACTGATCTTGATATCTTGCCTATACACACCAGCTTCCTAAACATCTGTCTTTTCCCCACAAAGCAATTGTTGTATAGGTGTAGTTATACAGCATGTTTGAGTATTCTCGTATTAGAAAAGGCAAACTATTTTCTTATGAACGTCGTATCCTTGTCCCGTTTATGTGGTCCCTTAATTGGGTCAGCGTTGTATTGAGTCCTCATGGTGCAAAACCACACTCTTTTTGTTTCCTTCATATGTTAGGACCTTTGTCCCTTGGGCGACAAGTTCTCTCCCTTTAGCACACCCAAAACTCACTCAGAATTTCCACCATAGAAGGCCTTTTCCCTTTTGAGTAATCCCTTTGTGTGGGGTTGacttattttgaacttttgTGTTGACTTGTGATGGCTGCATGGGTGGGTTGGTATAATTAACTTCACTCAAAAGCTACCTAGGTATTGGCCTCACAATCATGGTGACTGGTTGTACTTTTTGCCATTGTAAGGGGGGGAAACATAATTCCTCGAAAACAAGCAAGCCAAAGGGCAATAGGGTTGGGTTGGATGAGTACTTCTCAAACACCTGCCTTCCACTTTGTGGCTTTCAATACACATAAATTTTGTTACAAACAACCAAAACTTTATGAACAAGGTGAAAGAAAACCAAGGCCCATTGTGAGGGTTTTCATGACAGACAATCATAATGACTTCCAATTCGATTTGGCATTTTCCACTTTACAGGTCCAAACGGGGCATATAGTTTGTGAGATTGAGAGCCACAAAGTATAATTATGTGATTCTTCTAAGTAATGACTTTTGGTCTCTTTGAAGTTGCCACCGAAAATCACACCTCACTCAACTCACATGTGTTATGTTAATAAGCAAGCACGAGTGAGATGATTAGAAGGTTCAGTGGTTACGAGCTGATTAAGCAATGAAATagtatttttatcatttttataattataagaaacAACGGAGACTCGTGGATGCGAAAATCGAAGGGAAGCATACTTGGATAGGACAAAAACTCCCTTCcttattcttttatcatttatttaagtACCAAGTTTCAGATGTTGGATTCTACCTTAAGATTTCAAACCACATGACTTTAAACTACCATTTTAAtcaaaaagaaacaataaagtGTGTAATGTGATGTGATGAATAAAAAGAATGTTATTAGAGTGAATAAAAATGATGAGAGGTAATCGATTTGCTCTTGCTAGTGGAGTTAATACACGGTCAAacagtttcattttttttcttagtaatACCTTTAAGATGTCAGTTATTACATTACTTTAGTCAGTTACTCTAAAGCAAAACATAAAAGCAGTGTTATAAAAGCTTTTGTCTGTTTTATCACAGTCTTCAACTCTCATTTTCACATCctatcaaaatcaaatgaaTATACTTGTCGAGGAGAGGCAGTGTGATAGCTCTTGTTCTTTGACCAAAGCATTTCGGCTAATTTCacatttatctttcattttcatattttgagtAAAATTTCTCTGACTTCACAACCTACCCAAGTTCCCACGACAAACCAAGTTGTATTGGTTTGACTTTCAcattacatttaattaataagGCCTTTCATATGAACGGAGTTTTCTCCACacaaaattctccttttgaaaaacGGAAGCTTTGTGGTTTCTTTATCTCTAAAAGTGTGAACTTCATTTTAAACATAGAAGAAACAAACCATAAGTATTCGCCACACATCAATTATCAAGCACGCCTTTGTCAAAAGAATCATTGCAATAAGTTGACTTCAATATTGATGTTGTTAAATTATACCATTTGTTTCACTGCTTAGCCAGACATGTAATTACTAGACATTATTATAAGTGCTATTgtatattctaaaaattaacCCTTTTCATTTCTCTGGGTAGATGCTAATGAGAAAGATGCCCAATAATgcaattctaaattaattttttattgtgtgattattcatttttaatccATGATTGTGTCATTGGAAGTTTGTCATAAAACTTAGAAAGCTCTTGGTCATAATCTTGTCTGTTCTAGTGGATATGTATGAAGAGAGAAAGAACCTCATGAATGAGGTAAGCATCATGGACTGGTGTGTCACTCTTTTGTGATGACAATATATGGATATAATATAGTGCTCGTGTTGGTGCTTCAAAGCATGCGAATGCTTGCATCACACATGACTTGATGCTTCCCTAAGCAGGAACCCATATGcaacaaaaattatacaaagcaaaaacagaaaaataaaataaaatgtccCTCAGCATTGTGACACAAGACAACTAGCTAACAAATACCATCAAAGTAGGCAAAAGCTATAAAAGCCTAATAGGACTATTGCCCAATGTTCACTTGCAAGCATCCCTTGGAGTGCTCAATGGGCTCCACAACCCTCCACAAATTCAATCAACATGAATCTCATTCATTCTCTCAAACACTATCCTTGCACGTGAGGATCACAACTTCCAGTTCAAAGGGTTCCTTGAACACATATTAGGTTGCtatttcactcccaacatgaCTTATTCCATATCTAAACTAACACCATCAAGTTGAACAAAGAACACTTGCTGTTGTCATGGCATTCAATCTCACCACTCTCTATCCCAGAATAAATTTAATTCCATTTTCATTTGCTTTGTTATATCAGAATGTCTTTTTAAGTGCACAGAACTCTTATGCAACAGTAGTCAAGTGTAGATTATATGGTAAATTGCTAATACATGGAAAGttaaagaaacaagaaataaagcTTTTGCATATCTTATCTTGATTTGGAGGATTAAAGAGTCCTACATTAATGGCTGAGAATAGATACTAGATTTGTGATTATCCACGTGTAGGAATAAGGACTAAAGAGCATGGAATTTCCAAGATTGACCTGTGCCAGTGAATGGGATATTTGAAAGCATAACGTCACACTGCATATTGTTTGGTTTGCCCATGAGTTTCACCTAGTGCCCCACTTGAAAGGCTGCTATGTGGAAATCTAGCTATAGCGACTTCACTGATTACAATGGAAGCTAAACTGCTAAAGGCTTTAACTACAACCAGTAaatatctataataataataatgatcatGATAACAACAAAATTAGCTTAAATTAATATCCCATTTGGATATATAATGTAGCTAACTAGATCACTTGCATAATTTAATTTGGCAAACTTATTTCCTCAAGATCATCCAATGACAAGAAAACTTCATCCAAACAAGAGAGCTCTGttccatcaccatcatcatcatcgttaTCCCGCTCATAAACTCGACATATCACCCATTTACTGTGATCCTGAATCAAACAACCaaagaaaagttaattaatatataaacaatcTACTATCCAAGAAAGCATGAGTAGACatatcaaatttcattttttttgggTAAAATTTTCATGTACTATCTGTACTGCACTACGTACTAACCGGTTTTGGTTGTGGTCTTCTTCTGGATGATCTGCTAGAAGAAGCAGAATCTAATAGACGATACTCTTGCATTATCCAATTGGTGGTGTTACCATCAGGGGCCTCTCCCACATGGAAAACATAATATTTCTTCATGCCAACTCTCTTGTTGCTTGAGCTTGTAATCACTGGTTCTTCCATTCCCATTGGCATCCAATAACCATTCCCAGTGACCCTATTTTGTGTCCTCCTGCTGTAGTAGTACCATTGCTTTCCCTCTGCCAAAGCTCTACCTGCAGCAATGCAAAACCACCCACCCACAATTGATTAATACACACCAACTttcatttacatatttttcatgtgaaattggcatgaaattttaattttctcatgtATTGAGATTTTCAAATTGACCCTAAATAGCATTCACTTTGAAAAACAATTGTGTTTAAGACATTGTTGTATACTAAACATGCTCACCTCCCTCAACAGAAATTTGAACCTTTCTATTGAGACATGAagtaataaagaataaaatatatgtatatatatgtaccGTGAAGTTCCCAAGGATCATAAGGGTAGAGTTCAAGATCAGGGATGACATCTGGATGGCAAGGTAGAAGATTTGCCTTTCTTTGGAGGAAATGGACGACAAGCTCTTCATCTGTGGGATAAAAGTGAAAACCGGGTGGGAGGTTGACATTGTTATCTGCCATGCTTTCTAGAGCAAGGAAGAAAGGTGGAGTGAAAGAGCAATAATGGAAAATGAAGGTGGTGAGTAACAAGGTAAGGTGTGGTATTTATAGAATTGTAATGCAAAGAAGGGAGGGAGAGAAAGACTAAATGGACATATAAGAGACTGACGTGAAACTGAAGTTGGCGTTTATCACATacaaatacaatacaatacTGATACAtctcaaatattttatcaagtgtttgataaaagttTTGAGTACTTTCAGCACTCAACATCAAGCAAGCAAGGCGGCGGATAACGGAACGTGATGTACCACTTAGCTAAAACGAGATCTCCAAAACTGTGTTGGAGAGAGGGTTGTGTGTGAGACAGAAAATGTTGCAGCTGTTGCTCTCAAAGTTTCttattgattttttcttttcattttggaaTTTGCACAGGTTTACGAGAACTTTTAGACAGAAACATgtgaaaattgattttaggAGGATATGTTAGGCACATACATACTCTTATAAGCACTATTTTAGATTTGTATGTTGTTACTGTTTATGGATATAAAATTATGCATACTTGTATCATGAATTTGTATTTTGTGTGTTGTGGGTTATGATCACACTTCATGCTGATATCATGGATGAGCGTTATGAACGTGTCACAAGAGTATGGTTTTGGTGTTGGGAGAGTTGAATTGGGGTGACCGACCTGTTGGAGTATACCTATATATGCTTCATGATTATTAGCAATTATCATAggattttaaattagaattaaaatacaAGGTCTTTTTGTTTGCTTTCTACCCATATGCTTTTGCCTTGCTTTGTAATCAATGGATTAGTAGTAGGAGTAGCACAGTGGGAACTGCACATACATTCCACATGAAACAAAGCAATCAAGTGAGTGagctaatttttatttgaagggTAAGGGGCCACGAGTTTAACTGATTTGCTTGGGTCATTGGGGGGGCCAAAGAAGCCCccacattatttatataattaatcaattattaaatcttgcataagaaagaaacaaacatataaaactCTACTATGAAACAACTACTTTGCTTATAACTTTTCCAACCATAAATTACATTTTGCAGctctattattatatattttcttctgaTTTAGGAGCTCAGCAATTATAATTCTTCCATTAAAGTAGACAGCATTATTCTGTTTCTGATGGCTAATCTCAAATTTTATAGTACCATTTGAGGCCAATTATAACCATATCGAGATATAAAATGTTAGGAAGTTACTATTTGCAGTACAAGGTGTTacagtgtttttcttttatgtcaTTATCTCCCTTTAAGGTGGTACCAACCTCCGTGAGACTACAACCAAACCACAGGGAATCAGCAACAAAAAACATCAAGTTTTAGTTTCAAAATCTTGGTGCCATatcatgttaattttaattcctAAGTCTCGGTGCTAGGTTTGAAAGTTACTTGCACCAATTTTAGGTGTAATCCTTGATCCCCTCTAAAGGAATAAAGAGCATAGATGTGGAAGCACTATCATCTTGTATCTTTTGTACCTTCATATCCATGCCCCATTTCTGGCCTCTGGTGGACCAAGGCTTGAGGAACAACCGTCTATAAGCCATATTTTATCCATAAGGCCCAGTAAGCAGCATTCCCAAGTGTATATCAACTTAGCTTTTCATCCACATTCCACATGCCCATTGACTTTGCTACTTAGCCTTAGTCATCAGATTGTTTGTCGGTGCTTCTTCCATAATGAAACTGATCTTGCATGTTGAAACTATGCGtaaatatttaatctaaatatcAGTGAAAATTTCTTCTTCAGAGCTTACTACTTATATTTCTAGTtctttgaaaaaatgttttgtttttgtagagTATTCCAATAATGCATGCCACTTGTGCAAACAGAAATAGTATTACGAGTGAAAAAAGATTGCTGCAATTCTATTTCATGCCTTTGAAAGTGTCAGTGAATTTTGTTTATCAGAGGTTTTTTTCAGTTGTTCAAATTTACTTAGATTAGTGGTAAGGTTGAATAAAAAGTTTCAAGCGATTTAATAATATGAAACAGTGTTTAGTCAATAACAAGTGTGCatgaaaatatagttttaacAGTTCTCTTAATTCCACATAAGGGTATAGCATATTTGGAAAGGCACTGGTGCATAATTGTGACATTTTGCAAAATTGTATCATTTTCCTACAGTGGAAAATAGCGTATAGAGAGTGGTTCTGTGGTGGGGTTTGTGAGAAAGAATGCAAATAGATTGCAACAAGGACAGGGCCTGGAAAGCACATAACACCCTTTGTTTCTGCTAACCTTTTCTTAGAACAAATCAATCTTTATACGAGAGAGACACAAACTCAGACATCCATCAAAATGGATAATTGCTGGAGCATTCACAGGTTACAGTGAGATTCATAATGCAAATTTCGGTACATTTCCATTTCATTGCCACATTCTGAAGTAATTAGTCACTTTTTTAGATGATCGAGACATCCAAAGAAATCCcaattatactaatatttttctcttttctttttacctgtTATATAATACACGTTCAATTTGAATTAGCAAGAGTGGAAGTATGCTAAAAGAGCATTATAATGCCCCAAATGGAATGAGCACGCAAGTTTTGCTGACTAAGATGATGGTGTTACGGTAATTGAGTGGTGGGTCTGAGTTAGGCATGTTTTGCTCTCATACTATCTTATTCCTTTATCCTTTTCCTATTATTGGCCGACATCAAAGGTagtgagaaaaattaaatagaataattatACATGTATTCATACAAACACACATACCAATATTTTACTGTCACCAGTAGTTGTTGTTTGTTACATTGAGTAATCACTGGTGAAGTACTGCACTATCATCGGACAAGGAAACAGCAAAAGGGTCTTTTTCACCTTTCCAACAGCAAACAGTTTCAATTTCAACCTTTGAAATAAGTAGGGGGCTAATGGGGGGCTCAAAGTCTCAAAACTTTCAATTTCTTTGGTATGAACCACTCATTTGCAAAGTAACAAGTGACTCACTCAATTCTAGGATGGTAAAAGATCACTGGATGTGTCAATTTTCTGTATGAAGCACAGCCTTTGGTTCCCTACTTCCCTCCCATCATTTCACACCTTAAAAGGGTGGTATTGAAGCATACCTCTAAAGCAACAGTAATTTGACTAGTGAAGCTTTAAGTGGTTGCATTTGaacttacaaatatttttttatgttattagtCAGTTTTGAAGTGTCAAGGGAAATCTGATCTGACTGAGAAAGAAGGAGGGAGTAGAGTGTAGAATAATTCACTCAAAAGTTCTTTCAAATCCAATCAACAATAGCCAGAAACAACAGCAAGTGATTGATACACAGTACAATACGTGTGTCTGATCTTTTGCTTACTTGGATCACCACAAAGTTTGGACTCTGGCTGCTACATTTGTTGACAAAGGAAGCAATGccaaagtaatttaaaatagcAGTTAGGAAATCTTTATCAATCATGAAGCCTTTGTCTGGTAGAAAAGACCCTTACAAGTACTATTAATAGAACATGCtgatacaaagaaaaaaatataacaaaggCAAGATCTTAGGAAAAATAATACTAAGGGAAGGGGAGAGAAGATCGTACATGTCTCATCACCATCTTGAGATGTTAGTGTCAGTGGTGTTGGACTGAAAGCGAACCAAAGTGCTACTACACTTGTTTGATTGACACCATGATGTGTATTCATATCTCTTATACCTTCATTCATCAAATGCTGAAATTTGGGCGATGGATTTTGACCCTCTTCACATGCTTTGACTAAGAAAAACTACTCTAGCAGTGACAGCTACGCTACCATTATTACAACACAAGAACTAACAGCTCTAATAACACCggattaaaattttgaaacaagAGGCTACTTTTGATGTTACTATGAAACTTAATAACAGTTGGATTCTTCACTTCTTCACTTCTTCACTGTATTCAAGTGTTGCTATGTAGAAAAAATAGGATAATTACAAGTGGAGCACAAAAGTCATAAACTGGCCTTAATATTCACATTCTTGAAAAAATGTACTGTATTTGTATTGCTACTTGCCTTAAAATTGTTACCATAGTGTGCATTGCTTCCTCCAAGTCTGTGGTTGTTTGGAATGTAGTCTGTACCTACCTTCCGAAGTTGAAAAAGGCTAATGAATTATTAGTCTAGTTATATACGGAACTCAATTTGACTTAAGTTGTATTCTTTTCGGAGGAATGATTTAAAGGTGAAGTTTATCTTGTTGTTTTTAAGAGATTTGGAAGTGATGGTAgaatggatttgaggataatgtTTGTGAAAGTTTGTGAAGaatttgatttatgtgacaagaaaaaaaaaattataaattaaaaaataaaattaccaaattgtttttaatgttaaaaataatataaaatgatatctagagaaattaaaattattttagaatttttttagtgcacaaaaaattttaatcaaatgtCGATTTCTGCAAAGTCGAGCTATCTCCacatgaaaacaaagaaaataaatggcATTCACCATCATTACCTCCATCACAGATACAACAACTTTCCTAACCTCACACAACCAAAACTTATGTCTATGCGTATGTGTTCATCTCTATTTGTGTCTGTGTCTATCtatgtttgtgtatgtgtttgtctatctttgtgtttgtgtgtgccTATGTTTGTGTCTGTCTATGTTTGTGTTCGTATCTCtgtgtttttgtgtttctgTTTGTGCGTGTATGTctttatgtttgtgtttgtgtatatatttgtgtgtttgtgtttatgtgtaTGCCTatgtgtttttttgtgtgtgtctttgtgttggtttatgtgtgtgtgtctgtgtatgtgtgtgtgtgtgtgtttatgtgtgtttgtgtgtgtgtgagtgtttatgtgtgtatgtgcttgtgtgtgtgtgtgtgtttctaTGTCTTGAAGTTCGGGAAACGTTAGAAGGGGGGTTTAATAGTGTTTCTCAACATTCTTTTTTAGGTTGATATATAGATCATGATTTGGATGGTCCTCATGAGTTGCGTGAAACGTACTTCATAAATGTTATTTTGATCAATTCATTTATAGTTCTAGTTTTAGATCATCCTCCTAGTGTTTAGGAAGGAGTGATTCTTAACATAGGTCACACGTGTTAAAGATGTGTGTGATGAGAGATTGCTTTTCGGATAGAATGGTAGCTTATAAATTAAAGCTTAACTTACAAAcgttttatattggttcactcaatTAAGTTATGTCCAGTTCTCCTCTAAGACAACTTAGAGAGTTTCATTAGATATTCAATGAAGTATATataagtattctcaccactcctggtatccctagTCAACGAATAACCATTGTTATCCTaactagttgagtttcacccactcttgGTTGTGTAGTATTCTTCACTAATCCTAGTATCCCTAGACGCTCTTGGCATCCTTCTGATACATCGTCTAGTTAAGTTTAACCCACTTTTTGTTGTCGTTGTCAACCCAATAACCCTTGTTACTGTGACCTTGAATGAGTTTCATTCACTCCTAGTTCTacagtattcttcaccactcctggtatccctaAACGCTCCTAGGTACCCTTCTGATACACCGTCTAATTGAGTTTAACCCACTCTTGGTTGTCATTGTCAACCTAGTAACCCCTATTACTGTGACCTTCACTAATTTTCACCCACTCCTAGTATCTATAGTCAACGAATAACCTTTGTTACCCTAACTAGTTAAGTTTCACCAGTCCTGGTTGTGCGGTATTCTTCACACTCCTAGTATCCCTAGtcaacaaataacttttttatccTGAATAGTTGATTTTCACCTACTCTTGATTTCCACTAGATAATCCTAGTATCAACCCGATACACTGCCTGGTAATCCTTTAACTCAACTGAGTTAAagaataagtattttaattctctaCATAATGTGTAATCAAACAGATTGCTTACAAATCTTTAGATGATTACTCTTACAAAGAGGATATATATTCAATACACATCAATCTAACAAACTCTCAAACTATTTCtctctattctctcttgttaCAATAGTAAGTTTATACATCAAAGAAGCTTGAGAGTAATTCATCTTTCTTTCAAGTGTTTCTCTCTAtgtctctttttcttcctctcttcttacTGTAATAAGTATGTATAgcaatgaagcttgagagtgATTCTTTTTTTGAGCtcttcccttttccttttttcttgtGTAAGAGGATTTGACTTTAATAGCTCAAAGAAAGATCTTGATTCTTCTATGagaatgatttttctttttattccttaattccccatcatcatcattttcctcttctttgATCCTTTATTTATACACATTTGATAATATAGCCAATAGACGATGCTTGACCTTGAGATTTGGTGATAGTGTAGTCGTTGGATGAAGTTTGTCCTTGTGATTTGACTTTCTGTAGCTTTTATCATAGGTGGCAATCATAGGTTGATGTCTTCGTGTCAGAGCAGACTTGCTTTTCAGAGttttatcaaaatcatattaGACTATTCATTTGGCAAGACTTTTGATGAATAGAACATTCCGTTAATATCTTCTTTCTAACATTCATTTCTAACTTGCTTGTAGTAGATATCTTGAATAAAGTAGAATAGATGTATACATAGTAGAATGtgcttttttcttatttacctTGTTGCTTTTAAACATTAAGCATTTAATGACATTCAATGCTTGTTCAGAAGAATCAaggtttttatgttttctaccATTTGGTGAGGATTTGAGTGTTTGAGTTTTCTAATGAAAATACTAAATGTTTCATGAAGATTTCATTGTTGAATGAAAGTGTGTTTGACATGTGGTATCGTTTAGCCTGTAGGAGACTTTTCTTATCTAGTGTTTGTTAGGTAGATACTTGTTATTTTAAAGAGTGTGTTTAGTGGAATGTCTTTTATCATGTGTTTTGAAGCAAGGTTTGTTCTTTTGGTGTGTTTACCAAACTCATCATTTTATGGTGAGAGTTTGTCTAGTTCGGGTAAACTATTTAGATTTTTCTAACAAACCCATTTAACATTGTTTTTCATCACATAGTTTGAGACTTTTTAGCATGCCTTCATCATTTGACA from Vigna radiata var. radiata cultivar VC1973A unplaced genomic scaffold, Vradiata_ver6 scaffold_473, whole genome shotgun sequence encodes:
- the LOC106754769 gene encoding NAC domain-containing protein 104, giving the protein MADNNVNLPPGFHFYPTDEELVVHFLQRKANLLPCHPDVIPDLELYPYDPWELHGRALAEGKQWYYYSRRTQNRVTGNGYWMPMGMEEPVITSSSNKRVGMKKYYVFHVGEAPDGNTTNWIMQEYRLLDSASSSRSSRRRPQPKPDHSKWVICRVYERDNDDDDGDGTELSCLDEVFLSLDDLEEISLPN